One Gossypium hirsutum isolate 1008001.06 chromosome A08, Gossypium_hirsutum_v2.1, whole genome shotgun sequence genomic window, CACGTGTCCTTGATCGACAATGGGAAGAGGCGCTCTCGAGGCGTTAGACCTCGGGCGCCGTTTGTGCTGACATGGCCAAGACATAGGAGCAGTGGCGGGAGGcttaggaattagggtttttgTTTTACCGAAAATGAGTTTAGGCTGTGGGCCTATAATTGGgtcttagggtttttttttaattcgagCTTGCAATTTGGGTGTGGGTTTTTTAAAAATTCGGCCTTGTAATTTGGACTAACATGTTTTGCAATTGGACTATTTTTCGTtggactttattatttttttggtttaacttttttgttttatttgtttgtaaTTTGGGCCGAgcaaaattaggctattacaatttgtatgttaataatattTGGCTTTGGGTTGgttttactattaaaattatgtaactatatatatttgtatttgaaGTTGTGTCTTTTATTATAAAATTGGGAGCCATTTATAAAGGGCTCGTGCCTCTttacaataaatatttttttcactgGAGAATTATCTCTTACACCATTAGGCTCCATTCGGCCTTGCTTCTGTGATGGGCTTTTGCCCAAAAATCACTTTTTTTCTAAAAGCATTAAAGAACAGCCTCCATCTTTGACCATTTTTTAACTTAACAAAATCACTTTTTTACAGATGAAGAAGTAGCAAATCTGCCACTTTTTTTaagccaaaagtgcttttggcaTTATGTGACTTTTTTAGCCTTATGTTTTCTTCTTTCCAACAGACTACAAGACtgctaaaattataataaataattaatattaattattgagaattatttaaaattaatattatatattaaaatattaacaataagttataataaattattttttatattattactaaaatatcataatattaactaatttaaacattatttaaatacatatttgttactttataatatcatgcctaaaatggacattttatttctcaaaagcaatTTTTAACAGCAAtaccaaacactcaaattttaaattaaacttttcaGAAGCActtcttaaaagtatttttccatagcacttttcaaaaacactttttaaaaGCATTACCAAACTAGCCCTTACAAAGATTGCATAATAGCTTTtcagattattattattataatttgcagagaatatattctcttaTTACAACATTTCTGTAGAGAATCTCACAGTTCATTCTTAGTTGCTTTTGGTAGGGCTTTACTTTGTAGGAAATTTCACTGTTCATTCTTgtctttaaaaaattatcatcattttttgTTGATTATGGTGATAATTACTGAGGTGGTATCTTTTGCAGGATCCACTATTTTGATTGAAGACGTTGATGATTTCTGGTCTTTTGATCTAAAATCTATTAAGCTTAGCATTTCAACCATGAGttttttatatttcttctttataaaatattttaaaaatatatatagtttagTTTTGCCAGCTTAAGCTTCAAAAATTATATCCAAAGCTTGACAcatacaaaagttgagttttttCTATTTGTTCAAACTCTCTAATATTTTGGATGgataaaaaaaagatgaaattcagCATTTTAATTTATTACCATTAGTATTTGTTTCTAATTAAGACTCTGATAACACCACTCTTATTGCACAAGTTTGTTGTTGCAAAAACCATCATCGACACGTGACATCCGGAGTCTAATGACCACGAATCCAGCATGTGCCATCCTAAAGTCGGTCGTAATAAGCTTGACTAGTTCTTTGCTTGGTGCtgccttctcttttcttcttatgATGCTTATGTTGGGTATTGTTCCATGCTCATGACGTGCGTATGGTGATGCAACCCGATCATTAGGGCCTTTCATAATGATCATTCCAATGTCATAGTATGAGCTCGAAACAGATGGTGGAACTTGTGGCCAAATGGCAAACTAGTGCAAgctccatcatggtcaaatggcTGTGAACAAGTTTACAACAATTTGAATGAAACAATCTTGTATATGCTTGAAATACAAATTCTCTGAGCATGCATTTAGGATATagcagaaaagaaaaagaaaaacacgaTGAAAAAGAGAACCATTTACAGAATGTACGATTACCGATGATCACCGCCATTGATGTACAAGAACCCCTCTAGCTCTCAAAGAAGTAAACAAGTCCAAGCATTGGCGATATGTGTTGTGATACTTGGGGCTTCTCTGTCCTGGACAACATTTCTGCCATCTATCATAATGACACTCCAAAAACACCTCATCGATCAAATAGATTGCTCCGGTCTCAATCAACCTAGGCATCAAATGAAACTCGGTGCCCTCCACATCCATTTTCATCACCACAAAGTCTCTCTCGCCCACCAGACTCTTCAGCCACTCTGTTAAATCAAACCCTTGAATCTTATCCACATCATCCACGTAGCTAGCTGATGACTGAACCGGGTGTATCCTCCCCATCCCTCTACCTCGCTGCATTCCCATACTCTTCCTTTTGGGATCCCTGGTTATCTCGAAAAACAATGTCTCGTTCCTAATCCACGCCGCGTAAGGCAATAGCTTCACACTTTTCTTCGCCTTGTACTCTTCATGAAATGCCTTATCGGCTTCAATGGCGTATATTTCGAAGTTTTTGTTCTGTTTCGGGTATTGTTTCTTGAACCAGTTGCCAATGCTTGATGCGTAGCTTCTTGCTCCTACGTCTATGTAAACGTACTTGCGTTTGAAACTAATGTCCACCATTGAAGTCAAGTATTTGATGTTTTGGATGTTTCTTTTCAATGTGATCCATGGTTTTAAGGGTTCTTGTTCAATCAAAGGCTCCGCATTTCGGATTATTTCGCGTCTCAACTCTGGATTGTTGTTGTTACCTAGAGATGATTGTTTCTGCCTCTCTTTCTTCATCACAATCTCCTGGATTTTGGTAGAAGGATCAGGGCCGTCGGTTTCACGAGACCTGATCAATCTCAAGCAATCAAACAGATCAAGAAATGATTGAAAACTGTAGGCATCTTTAGCCGTCAAGTGAACCACCAAGAACCCGCCTGGTTTTAGAGTCCGGCAGATCTCTGAACCCAACTCCAGCGGGAAACGATAACCCTCCAAACCGCTTGAGAACTCGAAGTCAAAGGTGTTGCCTTTGAAGGGAAGTTTCCGCGATGCTCTTTTGGGAATCCCGACGGAATCTAAAACGCCGATTCTTTTCAAGGCTTGGACTTCCTCTCCGGTTAGGGTTTCAATGCAAAGAGACTTTGAGTTGGGAGAAAGATACCCATAGGCGATCAAGTCTTGGAAAACAGAGGCGTAATAGTGGATATATCTTTTATCAGATTGGACGGCAACGGAAGATGGGTGCCGGACGTTGAAGAGGCAGAAGTCATCGCCAACGGAGCAGGATTGGCCCCTGATGGCGATTAAGA contains:
- the LOC107893667 gene encoding uncharacterized protein; translation: MDPSSLKPSLLKNILVRFLSFGVLIFAVRFAFLIAIRGQSCSVGDDFCLFNVRHPSSVAVQSDKRYIHYYASVFQDLIAYGYLSPNSKSLCIETLTGEEVQALKRIGVLDSVGIPKRASRKLPFKGNTFDFEFSSGLEGYRFPLELGSEICRTLKPGGFLVVHLTAKDAYSFQSFLDLFDCLRLIRSRETDGPDPSTKIQEIVMKKERQKQSSLGNNNNPELRREIIRNAEPLIEQEPLKPWITLKRNIQNIKYLTSMVDISFKRKYVYIDVGARSYASSIGNWFKKQYPKQNKNFEIYAIEADKAFHEEYKAKKSVKLLPYAAWIRNETLFFEITRDPKRKSMGMQRGRGMGRIHPVQSSASYVDDVDKIQGFDLTEWLKSLVGERDFVVMKMDVEGTEFHLMPRLIETGAIYLIDEVFLECHYDRWQKCCPGQRSPKYHNTYRQCLDLFTSLRARGVLVHQWR